Proteins from a genomic interval of Kaistia defluvii:
- a CDS encoding ABC transporter ATP-binding protein yields the protein MTTIRLENLVKRFGDFTALKTMDLEIRDGEFMALLGPSGCGKSTTMNMIAGMEDPSGGRILFDGRDMNGVPMGKRGVGFVFQNYAIFTHMTVRQNLAYGPKMRGMSRAEIDRRVKNIADFLQLTPMLDQKSAKLSVNILQRLAIGRSAIVEPAIFLLDEPLSNVDAAFRAVMRTELKHLQKQFRQTMVYVTHDQLEAMTMADRIAVMDHGVLQQVGTPLEVYNNPANIFVAKFIGAPGMNLIAGELAETDRGLAVDLGPWGVSPPLPDDLAAAARASGSRAVQYGFRPEEATLGLEGQGLRARVTFVERIGARTIVHVESGQSVKIVTENDVGFSIGDVVSIVPAPAAVRLFDAASTAAIRGG from the coding sequence ATGACGACAATCCGTCTGGAAAACCTGGTGAAGCGCTTCGGCGATTTCACCGCGCTGAAGACCATGGATCTCGAGATCCGCGACGGCGAGTTCATGGCGCTGCTGGGGCCATCCGGCTGCGGCAAGTCGACGACCATGAACATGATCGCCGGCATGGAGGACCCCTCCGGCGGCCGCATCCTGTTCGACGGACGCGACATGAACGGCGTGCCGATGGGCAAGCGCGGCGTCGGTTTCGTGTTCCAGAACTACGCGATCTTCACCCATATGACGGTTCGCCAGAACCTCGCATATGGCCCGAAGATGCGCGGCATGAGCCGGGCGGAGATCGACCGGCGGGTGAAGAACATCGCCGATTTCCTGCAACTGACGCCGATGCTCGACCAGAAGAGCGCCAAGCTCTCGGTCAACATCCTGCAGCGCCTCGCCATCGGCCGCTCGGCCATCGTCGAGCCGGCGATCTTCCTGCTCGACGAGCCGCTGTCGAATGTCGACGCTGCCTTCCGCGCCGTGATGCGGACGGAGCTGAAGCATCTGCAGAAGCAGTTCAGGCAGACCATGGTCTATGTCACCCACGACCAGCTTGAGGCCATGACCATGGCCGACCGCATCGCGGTGATGGACCATGGCGTGCTGCAGCAGGTCGGCACCCCGCTCGAGGTCTACAACAACCCGGCCAACATCTTCGTGGCCAAGTTCATCGGCGCGCCCGGCATGAATTTGATCGCCGGCGAACTGGCTGAGACGGACCGCGGCCTGGCCGTCGATCTCGGTCCCTGGGGCGTCTCGCCGCCGCTGCCGGACGATCTCGCCGCGGCGGCGCGTGCTTCCGGCAGCCGGGCCGTGCAATACGGCTTCCGGCCGGAAGAGGCGACGCTTGGCCTTGAAGGGCAGGGGCTGCGCGCCCGCGTCACCTTCGTCGAGCGCATCGGCGCCCGCACCATCGTCCATGTCGAAAGCGGCCAGTCGGTCAAGATCGTGACCGAGAACGATGTCGGCTTTTCCATCGGCGACGTCGTCTCGATCGTTCCGGCGCCGGCAGCGGTCCGCCTGTTTGACGCCGCTTCCACCGCCGCGATCCGGGGAGGCTGA
- a CDS encoding ABC transporter ATP-binding protein: MAEITFDNVSKRYGDTLALDRASFTIRDNEFFCFFGPPSSGKTTILRLILGLETPDEGEILIGGKRVNAVSPAERNVAMVFQNLALFPHMTARENIRFPLVERKVPEAQIAAKLAAVAEKLHIGHILHKPPAQLSGGERQRVAIARALVRDPAAYLMDDPISALDARLREETRVELKRLQQELGHTLVYVTHDQEEAMSVADRMAILDAGVIRQVDTPRAIYDRPASRYVASLVGAPTINLLAGTADTVNGRLTAAEGVIRLPLAAVPDRTAAFGIRPESLKLAPWREGDGAAATIFEVEPLGGFTVVTLTAGEERLRALLRGQPKYAADEKITLSVDPADIHFFAADGTAVPRVNP, from the coding sequence ATGGCCGAGATCACCTTCGACAACGTCTCGAAGCGCTATGGCGACACGCTGGCGCTCGACCGCGCCTCCTTCACCATCCGCGACAACGAGTTCTTCTGCTTCTTCGGCCCGCCATCCTCCGGCAAGACGACGATTTTGCGCCTGATCCTCGGGCTGGAGACGCCGGACGAGGGCGAGATCCTCATCGGCGGCAAGCGCGTCAACGCCGTGTCGCCGGCCGAGCGCAACGTCGCCATGGTGTTCCAGAACCTGGCGCTGTTTCCGCACATGACCGCGCGCGAGAACATCCGCTTTCCGCTGGTTGAGCGGAAGGTGCCGGAGGCGCAGATCGCGGCCAAGCTCGCCGCCGTCGCCGAGAAGCTCCATATCGGCCACATCCTGCATAAGCCGCCCGCGCAGCTTTCCGGTGGCGAGCGCCAGCGCGTGGCAATCGCCCGCGCCCTGGTCCGCGACCCTGCCGCCTATCTGATGGACGACCCGATCTCGGCGCTGGACGCCCGGCTGCGCGAGGAAACCCGCGTCGAGCTGAAGCGCCTGCAGCAGGAGCTCGGCCACACGCTGGTCTATGTCACCCACGACCAGGAAGAGGCGATGTCGGTCGCCGATCGGATGGCGATCCTCGATGCTGGCGTTATCCGCCAGGTCGATACGCCGCGCGCGATCTATGATCGTCCGGCAAGCCGCTATGTCGCCAGCCTCGTCGGCGCTCCGACGATCAATCTGCTCGCCGGAACGGCCGATACGGTTAACGGAAGGCTAACAGCGGCGGAGGGTGTTATCCGCCTGCCGCTCGCTGCCGTGCCGGACCGCACGGCCGCCTTCGGCATCCGCCCCGAAAGCCTGAAGCTCGCGCCCTGGCGCGAAGGCGACGGCGCCGCGGCGACGATCTTCGAGGTCGAGCCGCTCGGAGGCTTCACCGTAGTGACGCTGACCGCCGGGGAGGAGCGCCTGCGGGCGTTGCTGCGTGGCCAGCCGAAATACGCGGCGGACGAGAAGATCACCCTCTCGGTCGATCCGGCCGACATCCACTTTTTCGCCGCGGACGGGACTGCCGTTCCTCGCGTGAACCCCTAA
- a CDS encoding extracellular solute-binding protein — protein sequence MSTRGSSAGSSGFTRRRLLKTGGSAFALTAAIGIAPKFLRPAFADTALSPGMIGGPTGFPGAERYQYGADTPEGRAVEGIKALKAAGKAPSKIVLGLSDGSIGQLTKPFPEGAPSIKDLWEKETGVTLEIVGQPNGQEFTKAMQDISTQGGAFDIYAVEWNRLGDLAETNGLVKMDDFVAQYKPEWDNPERGYPGGDAGVSLFNRYRGSVYGVSLDGDYQCWVYRTDLFGDAAEQSAFKDKFGYDLAPPTTWKQHSDIASHFHRPDKGLFGSTDLRNQGWGYTNWYQRFVSTASPNQFLFDDNGAPLINSANGILATTEYVDSLAHHSPDAISWGWPEQYGNFGNGGAAMTCAFSNLPKFLDNKANEGSKVTGKIGSMLPPGRVIDDKLVRRSVLWLNLSASISAQSQHPEACYLLLQWLGSSRIYSWMTANPGGYFDPFQLANFADPLVRETYHAYHMDNLREVVARTVPTINYPGATAFHNALDENLVAACTKSKTPEQAMADTEREWKRIARRIGEDKLLDAIRSNKASWPTVLDPVVT from the coding sequence ATGTCCACGCGCGGTTCTTCCGCCGGCTCGTCCGGCTTCACCCGCCGCCGTCTGCTGAAGACGGGCGGCTCGGCCTTTGCGCTCACGGCAGCGATCGGCATCGCGCCGAAGTTCCTGCGGCCGGCTTTCGCGGATACGGCGCTGTCGCCGGGCATGATCGGCGGCCCCACGGGCTTTCCCGGCGCCGAGCGCTACCAGTATGGCGCGGATACGCCGGAAGGCCGCGCCGTCGAGGGCATCAAGGCGCTCAAGGCCGCCGGCAAGGCGCCGAGCAAGATCGTGCTCGGCCTGTCGGACGGCTCGATCGGCCAGCTGACCAAGCCGTTCCCGGAAGGTGCGCCGTCGATCAAGGACCTTTGGGAGAAGGAAACCGGCGTCACGCTGGAGATCGTCGGCCAGCCCAACGGCCAGGAATTCACCAAGGCGATGCAGGACATCTCCACCCAGGGCGGCGCGTTCGACATCTACGCCGTCGAGTGGAACCGGCTGGGCGACCTCGCCGAGACCAATGGTCTCGTCAAGATGGACGATTTCGTCGCCCAGTATAAGCCGGAATGGGACAATCCCGAGCGCGGCTATCCTGGCGGCGATGCCGGCGTCAGCCTGTTCAACCGCTATCGCGGCTCCGTCTACGGCGTCTCGCTCGATGGCGATTACCAGTGCTGGGTCTACCGCACCGATCTGTTCGGCGACGCGGCCGAGCAGTCGGCCTTCAAGGACAAGTTCGGCTACGATCTGGCGCCGCCCACCACCTGGAAGCAGCACAGCGACATCGCCTCGCATTTCCACCGCCCGGACAAGGGCCTGTTCGGTTCGACCGACCTGCGCAACCAGGGCTGGGGCTACACCAACTGGTACCAGCGCTTCGTCTCGACCGCCTCGCCGAACCAGTTCCTGTTCGACGACAATGGCGCGCCGCTGATCAATTCGGCCAATGGCATCCTGGCGACGACCGAATATGTCGACAGCCTTGCCCATCATTCGCCGGACGCGATCTCCTGGGGCTGGCCGGAGCAGTATGGCAATTTCGGCAATGGCGGCGCGGCGATGACCTGCGCCTTCTCCAACCTGCCGAAGTTCCTCGACAACAAGGCCAATGAAGGCTCGAAGGTCACTGGCAAGATCGGCTCGATGCTGCCGCCCGGCCGCGTCATCGACGACAAGCTGGTCCGCCGCTCGGTGCTCTGGCTCAATCTCTCGGCCTCGATCTCGGCCCAGAGCCAGCATCCGGAAGCCTGCTACCTGCTGCTGCAGTGGCTCGGCTCCAGCCGGATCTATTCCTGGATGACGGCCAATCCGGGCGGCTATTTCGATCCGTTCCAGCTGGCGAACTTCGCCGATCCGCTCGTCCGCGAGACCTACCACGCCTACCACATGGACAATCTGCGCGAGGTCGTCGCGCGCACGGTCCCGACCATCAACTATCCGGGCGCAACCGCCTTCCACAACGCGCTCGACGAGAACCTCGTCGCCGCCTGCACCAAGTCGAAGACGCCGGAACAGGCGATGGCCGACACGGAGCGCGAATGGAAGCGGATTGCTCGCCGTATCGGCGAGGACAAGCTCCTCGACGCCATCCGCAGCAACAAGGCCTCGTGGCCGACGGTGCTCGATCCGGTCGTGACGTAG
- a CDS encoding carbohydrate ABC transporter permease has product MRRSPAFEIFRYAAIALALALTLLPILWMVSMAFKPIPEWSATGADLTWIPRAPTLDNFRFVFGQSTSDLIVALERTAWRPILSSLLSAVFGTVIAMVCGTAAAYGLSRFGSGKNLPLALIQLRLFPPMAVMIPVMIMWAFLGLIDTWWGLALIYGIVTLPFAFWLMKTFFDEMPREIEEAALVEGCSRFRVFMKITLPVMRAPLASSALLVFILNWSDYLIALLLTTKNWVTIPVYMASLSSSMTGQLYGAKAALGLLAAIPPVILGIAIQKHLVRGLTFGALKQ; this is encoded by the coding sequence ATGCGGCGTTCACCCGCCTTTGAAATCTTCCGTTATGCGGCGATCGCGCTTGCGCTCGCGCTGACGCTCTTGCCCATCCTCTGGATGGTGTCGATGGCTTTCAAGCCGATCCCGGAATGGTCGGCGACGGGCGCCGACCTGACCTGGATTCCGCGCGCGCCGACGCTGGATAATTTCCGCTTCGTCTTCGGCCAGAGCACCTCCGACCTGATCGTCGCGCTGGAGCGCACCGCCTGGCGGCCGATCCTGTCGTCGCTGCTCTCGGCCGTGTTCGGCACTGTTATCGCCATGGTCTGCGGCACCGCCGCCGCCTATGGCCTGTCGCGCTTCGGCTCGGGCAAGAACCTGCCACTGGCGCTGATCCAGCTGCGCCTGTTCCCGCCCATGGCGGTGATGATTCCGGTCATGATCATGTGGGCGTTTCTCGGCCTGATCGATACCTGGTGGGGCCTGGCGCTGATCTACGGCATCGTCACGCTGCCCTTCGCCTTCTGGCTGATGAAGACCTTCTTTGATGAAATGCCGCGCGAGATCGAGGAAGCAGCCCTCGTCGAAGGCTGCTCGCGCTTCCGCGTCTTCATGAAGATCACGTTGCCGGTGATGCGCGCGCCGCTCGCCTCCTCGGCGCTGCTCGTCTTCATCCTGAACTGGTCGGACTATCTGATCGCGCTGCTGCTCACGACCAAGAACTGGGTGACGATCCCGGTCTACATGGCCTCGCTCTCGTCCTCGATGACCGGCCAGCTCTATGGCGCCAAGGCAGCGCTGGGCCTGCTCGCGGCGATCCCGCCCGTCATCCTCGGCATCGCCATCCAGAAGCATCTGGTCCGCGGCCTGACCTTCGGAGCGCTGAAGCAATGA
- a CDS encoding carbohydrate ABC transporter permease, with amino-acid sequence MSATEILPGAAEAAPRTIPPVDRESRRLGFRLTLPTQLLVLFIAGFPLLMQLYISLTDWSPLDGVGWWKAWQSWNSFANYTDLLEDRRWWGALWRTFIIMLVCVPAEFLLALGLATLFMDDFPGKRVFYSILLMPMMVVPAVAGYMFFMLFQSGGPFNGILSALSGMDIKIAWLSDPTLALVAVMIADIWQWTPLMFLILLAGLVGVPEDQLKAATLLGANWRQRFFTIMLPRIKTIMVIALAIRVIEIFKIFDTLYIMTGGGPGVATETISVYIYKVTTQDLIWGYVAAIALVILIALSVLAVFAMKRMEAAKNGGRA; translated from the coding sequence ATGAGCGCGACCGAAATCCTGCCGGGCGCCGCCGAAGCCGCGCCGCGCACCATCCCGCCGGTCGACCGGGAATCGCGTCGGCTCGGCTTCCGCCTGACCCTGCCGACCCAGCTGCTCGTGCTGTTCATCGCCGGCTTCCCGCTGCTGATGCAGCTCTATATCAGCCTCACCGACTGGTCGCCGCTCGATGGCGTCGGCTGGTGGAAGGCTTGGCAGTCCTGGAACAGCTTCGCCAACTACACCGACCTGCTCGAGGACCGGCGCTGGTGGGGCGCGCTCTGGCGCACCTTCATCATCATGCTCGTCTGCGTTCCGGCCGAGTTCCTGCTGGCGCTGGGCCTCGCCACGCTGTTCATGGACGACTTCCCCGGCAAGCGGGTCTTCTACTCGATCCTGCTGATGCCGATGATGGTCGTGCCCGCGGTCGCCGGCTACATGTTCTTCATGCTGTTCCAGTCGGGCGGGCCGTTCAACGGCATCCTCTCGGCGCTGTCCGGCATGGACATCAAGATTGCCTGGCTGTCCGATCCGACGCTGGCGCTGGTTGCCGTGATGATCGCCGACATCTGGCAGTGGACGCCGCTGATGTTCCTGATCCTGCTCGCCGGTCTGGTCGGCGTGCCGGAGGACCAGCTGAAGGCGGCGACCCTGCTCGGCGCCAACTGGCGGCAGCGCTTCTTCACGATCATGCTGCCGCGCATCAAGACGATCATGGTGATCGCGCTGGCGATCCGCGTCATCGAGATCTTCAAGATCTTCGACACGCTCTACATCATGACCGGCGGCGGCCCCGGCGTCGCGACCGAGACGATCTCCGTCTACATCTACAAGGTCACGACCCAGGACCTGATCTGGGGCTATGTCGCGGCCATCGCGCTCGTCATCCTGATCGCCCTTTCCGTCCTCGCCGTCTTCGCCATGAAGCGGATGGAAGCTGCCAAAAACGGGGGACGGGCATGA